A stretch of DNA from Streptococcus sp. NPS 308:
AAGCCATGGAAGAAAATAACTGTAAGAACATCATCTTCAGTTCTTCGGCGACAGTTTACGGAGACCCTCATACAGTTCCAATCTTAGAAGATTTCCCGCTTTCAGTGACCAACCCTTACGGTCGTACCAAGCTCATGCTAGAGGAAATTTTGACCGATATCTACAAGGCAGACTCAGAATGGAACGTGGTCTTGCTTCGTTACTTCAACCCAATCGGAGCGCATGAAAGTGGAGATTTGGGAGAAAATCCAAACGGTATTCCAAACAACCTCTTACCTTATGTGGCACAAGTAGCCGTTGGCAAACTAGAGCAAGTACAAGTTTTCGGTGATGACTATGAAACTGAGGACGGAACAGGTGTTCGTGACTATATCCACGTTGTAGACCTAGCCAAAGGTCACGTTGCAGCTCTACAAAAGATCCAAAAAGGTTCAGGCCTTAACATTTACAACCTTGGAACAGGTAAAGGCTATTCAGTTCTTGAAATTATCCAAAACATGGAAAAAGCGGTAGGACGTCCCATTCCATACCGCATCGTAGAACGCCGCCCAGGTGATATCGCTGCCTGCTACTCAAACCCTGCAAAAGCCAAAGCTGAACTGGGATGGGAAGCAGAACTCAGCATCACCCAAATGTGTGAAGACGCATGGCGTTGGCAAAGCAAGCATCCAAATGGATTT
This window harbors:
- the galE gene encoding UDP-glucose 4-epimerase GalE is translated as MQEKILVTGGAGFIGTHTVIELIQAGHQVVVVDNLVNSNRKSLEVVERITGVEIPFYEADIRDTDTLRDIFKQEEPTGVIHFAGLKAVGESTRIPLAYYDNNIAGTVSLLKAMEENNCKNIIFSSSATVYGDPHTVPILEDFPLSVTNPYGRTKLMLEEILTDIYKADSEWNVVLLRYFNPIGAHESGDLGENPNGIPNNLLPYVAQVAVGKLEQVQVFGDDYETEDGTGVRDYIHVVDLAKGHVAALQKIQKGSGLNIYNLGTGKGYSVLEIIQNMEKAVGRPIPYRIVERRPGDIAACYSNPAKAKAELGWEAELSITQMCEDAWRWQSKHPNGFED